The Spartobacteria bacterium DNA segment TGGATATGAAAAGGCTGATTATTCTACTGGTTTCGCTGTGCTGTGTTACGCATGGGGCCGTTGTTATCAATGTTGAAGAAGTCGGACAGGATATCGTTGTGTCTGGTTCCGGATCGTTCAACCTGACCGGCTTGACTCAAATAGGCGGACAGGCCTTATTTGGTGCTGTGGGCTCGGCTAACGGTATAATGCGGCTGGGCGGGCCGAATTCTGACCACTATTATAACATGTATCAGACGGTATCCGGCCCCTTGTTCACCATGGATTACGCGACGGCGAGCAGTTTTACCGGAGATCGTTTCGGACTAATGGCTTCAGTCGGTTTTATTTATACGCCTCAGCTTTATGTTTCCGGCACACAGCTTTCCGGC contains these protein-coding regions:
- a CDS encoding PEP-CTERM sorting domain-containing protein, whose amino-acid sequence is MVDMKRLIILLVSLCCVTHGAVVINVEEVGQDIVVSGSGSFNLTGLTQIGGQALFGAVGSANGIMRLGGPNSDHYYNMYQTVSGPLFTMDYATASSFTGDRFGLMASVGFIYTPQLYVSGTQLSGTMTLLNRSFESLNATQGTYVYTWGEGENADSLTLNIGEAEVAVPEPASAVTMLLGIGLLFLLRHKRLPAR